In Pseudomonas mosselii, the DNA window GTACCGGTCATCAGCGCGATAGCCCGATCCATCAGACCTGGCATACCCGCACGAAAACGCCTTCTTACCAACGAAATGTAGATGTCGTTGATGTAGAAACCACGGCTCTCGTAGCGCTGGCGAAGACGCTTGTTGAACTGCTGGGAGAACCAGGTACCGCCTACGCCATCAGGAAAGTCGGTCACCTTGCGGCGCACGAACGTGACGTAGACAGTCAGGTCACTGCTTGCGATGGTGCGGAACACAGTGTTGCGCTGCTGCTCGAAGCGCTTGATCTGCTCGGCGGAAAGCGAGTCGAACAAGAGGCCGTCCACTTTGATGACTTGAACCAGCGCTTCCTCGCTGGTGATAACGGTTTCGTCATCGTAGTGAACGTCATACGGCACCATTGCGCTCACCAGCATTTCATCATCATCCAATGCCGCAGCTTCTGGATGCTGAACGCCAAGCGAAAGATCCATATTTCGCGTCAGCTTTTTGAATGCTTTATCAACGAGGCGCATAACTGCGATACCCCCAAAGTTTGCGTAACCGCGATGCCTTCAAGTTACTTGCTGCCTGTAGAACTCCGAATAGATATACGTCTTTACTGCATATCCAATACGAAATGACAAACAAGACTGGGATAAGACCCAACGGGTACAGTGATCGAATCAACAGTGCTAACAGCACGGGTGCTATCAGACTTATAAGAATGCTCGACAATGTGAATGGTCCGACCATTGAAGGCCGGGCCATTGCCAATACGAGCACTTCACCTTCTTCAAGGTCGTCGTACTCGGCCATCGCTTACCTCACTTCAGTGCGGTTTGCGCACCGGTTTTGATGGTATCGACCAGGTTTGGCGAGAAGAACACCAGGAACACGCCGGCAACAGCCCAGCCGAACTGGCCCCACGACATGCGCCCCGACTTGGCCTGGAAGCCGCAGAACGCAATGGCTGCGATGCCCAGGTAGTAGCCGATATCAAAGATGAGGAAGGACACTACGTCCTTGG includes these proteins:
- a CDS encoding VirB3 family type IV secretion system protein — its product is MAEYDDLEEGEVLVLAMARPSMVGPFTLSSILISLIAPVLLALLIRSLYPLGLIPVLFVISYWICSKDVYLFGVLQAASNLKASRLRKLWGYRSYAPR